Part of the Pseudothermotoga sp. genome, ACCCAAACTACCCACGCTCACAACCGTGAGGTTCAGCTTTCGCTCACACAACAGATCAACGAGCCGATCGACGAGTGGATCATTGCTACCCACGAAGAGCACCATGTCGTCGATGTAGCGCTTGGAACTCTCCAGTTTTATCAAAACTTTTTGTCCTTCCTCTATGACTTCCTCACCTTTTGGAACAACGAGTGTGCCGTTCATCCTCGAGAGCGATGACATGACCGCAGATCCTCTCTTAAGTGGAACGAAGACGTACCTTTCTTTGACTTTCGCCACCACACCCCTCACGATCTCGTCTTCACCCACAAAAGAGTGCACACGTCTCACAGACTCGGCTTCGATGAAATCTGCTTCACAATCCCTTCGACCGTACCATTCATCGATGATCGGTTGAACGATCCTCTCAAGCACCGTGAAACACGACGAGGGGAAGCCAGGTAGCCCGATCACTGGCTTTTTCTCCACGATGGATAGAACGGTTGGCTTGCCAGGACGAAGGTTTAAACCGTGCGCGAACACCTCACCCGTTTTTTCGAGTAACCTATAGACGAAATCCTTCTCCCCGGCGGAAGAACCACCTATGAAGAGTAGCATATCGCTCTTTGGTAAGAACGTGTGCAAGGTTTCTTCCAACATTCTCACATCGTCCTTGACGATCTGAAAAACTTCCACTTCTGCTCCCAGCTTCTCCAAGAAAGCTTTGACGAGCGACGAGTTGGTCTCAGGTATGAGACCTTCTTTGAGCTCTGCGGTTGGATCGACGATCTCGTCCCCCGTTGGCACGACCACACACTTCATCTTCTTCAACACATCGACTTCGAACACCCCAGCGGCGAGGAGCAGAGCCAGGTCTTGTGGGGCAAGGCGATGGTATCTTGGAAACAACATGTCGTACTCCACGACGTCTTCACCGATCACCCTGACGTTGTGGAACTGTGGTACAGGTTCAAAAACTTGAACTGAAGAATCTTGCAAAAAATGAACATCTTCTATCATTATCACCGCGTCGAAACCTTCGCGGATAGGTTGACCCGTGTTGACGAATTCGTATCGATCCTTCGCCAACTTCTTCGGTGCGTGCTTGGAGGCGCCGATCGTATCGACGCTCCGAACGGCGATACCATCCACGGCTGCCGCATTGTAGTGTGGTACACTTCTATGCGCAAAAACCGCTGAAGCGAGCGTTCTATCGAGCGCGTCCCTCGTTTTGACTCTTTCCACTTTTCGTTCGAAAAAACCAACGTCCCTCAATCGTTCTAGATAACGCTTAAGTACTTGATCCAAATCCATTTTCTTTAGGTATATCTTCCTCTCCAGAAGATCGCACCTCCGAATAACATTCTACTCCGCAACGTGGTAATATGTAACTTGGGAGCGGATGAGAGTGAAATTCTCAACTTTACAAGTAAACCAAGAGTACGAGACGATGTTCATGGTCACAGAAGAAATGGTGAAAGCCTTCGCGGAGATCACGGGCGATAAGAATCCCATACATTTGGATGATGAGTATGCAAAGAACACACGTTTTGGAAGAAAAATCTGTCATGGTATGCTCGTAGCCTCGCTGATCTCGAAGGTCCTTGGTATGGATTTCCCAGGTCCAGGAACGATTTTGGTTAGGCAGCAGCTGACTTACAGGGCTCCCGTGTTCGTTGGTGAAGCTGTGAAAGTTCATGTGCGTGTGATCGAAAAAAAGGAAGAGAAGAAAAGAGCGATCCTTCAAACGAACGTTTTGAAGATGGACGGTTCTACTGCCATCGAAGGACAAGCTGAGATCTTGATCGAACAGTGAGACGGTACGGCCAGCATTTCCTCGTATGTGAGTGGGTGGGCCAGGAACTTTCAAAATTATTGGATCCTTCCAGAGAAGATACAATCGTAGAGATAGGATGCGGAAAAGGCTTTTTAACGAGTTTCACCGCCAAACTCGGTTGTCGACTGCTTTGTTATGAAATCGACGAGACATTGGTTGAAGAGTTCAAAAGGAACGTTTCTGGGAACGTCGAGCTGAGGTTGAAAGATTTTCTGAAAGTGTCGCCAAACGAGATCGAAGGAGCACAGTTGTGCTACGGAAGTATACCTTATCAGATATCGTCGAAAATCATCCGTAAGGTGATCGAACTGGGTTTTAAAAGGTGCATCTTCATCGTCCAAAAAGAGTTCGCAGAGAAGCTCGCTCACGGTCGTGATAAACGGAGATTGACGTTCATCACCGCTTTAACTCAGACTTATTTCGATGTTCGCGTCCTTTTCCACGTTCCAAGAACTTGCTTCGATCCTCCTCCGAAGGTGGATTCGACCATGGTCGAACTCGTCAGGAAACGGACGCCGCTCGATTTGAAAAGGTATGAGGAATTCCTCAGAAGACTCTTTTCGAGACCAAACAAAACGCTCAAAAATGCACTCAAAACGTTGTCTATAGATTACCAGGGGCCTTTTGAAAACGTGCGAGTTTTCAACGCGAATGTTGATCAAATAGTTAAAATTTATTTGGAGTGGTGTTATGACGAGGGCGGAACTTTTCGAAACGGTCCTCAACTCCATAGTTGAAGGCATCATCATAGTGGACAGAGATGGAAAGGTAGTTTACATAAACAGACAAGCCTCGATCATACTCGGTATTCCACCTTCCAGCGCTATCAACAAACATGTGGTCGACGTGATACCGAACACGAGGTTGCACATCGTTGTTCAAACGGGCAAGGCCGAGATAGATCACATTCAAAACATAGGCGAAGTCAAAATAATAACCTCGAGGATACCCATCAGAGACCAACAAGGTAACGTCATAGGTGCCGTAGCGATATTCAGAGACATCACGAGCGTTCAGAAGATGGTCGAAGAAGTCACAAACCTTCGAGAAATGGAAGCACTCTTGAAAGCGATCATAGAATCCACCAACGATGCCATATCTGTTGCCGATGCCGAAGGAAAGATCGTGATGGTCAACAAGGCTTACACGAAAATAACGGGATTCTCAGCACAGGAAGTGATAGGCAAACCCGCCACGATAGACATCGCAGAAGGAGAAAGCATGCACATGAAAGTTGCGCAAACGAAACAGCCCATCTATGGGGCCAGGTTGCTGGTGGGTCCAACGCGCAAAGAAGTTGTGGTGGACGTGACACCTCTGTTCGTCAAGGGTGAATTCAAAGGTAGTGTCGGTGTGATACACGATGTGTCGGAGATCGTACGTCTGAGCAGGGAACTCGAAGAAATGCGACGGATCATGAGACGTCTCAGCGCCAGATATACCTTCGAAGACATCGTGGCCGAGAGTGCGAAGATGAAGGCCGTGATAGAACAAGCCATGAAGGTGGCACACACGCCTGCAACGGTTCTGCTGAGAGGAGAAAGTGGTACAGGTAAAGAGTTGCTCGCACACGCGATACACAACGCAAGCGACAGGAAAGACCAACCTTTCGTGAGCGTCAACTGTGCAGCGATACCAGAAACCGTGCTGGAGTCAGAACTGTTCGGTTATGCACCCGGTGCTTTCACCGGCGCACGCAGGGAAGGTAAGAAAGGCTTACTCGAAGAAGCACACAAAGGCACCGTGTTTCTCGACGAAGTCGGTAAGATGCCTCTCTCATTACAGCCCAAACTTCTGAGGTTCTTGGAAACGAAGGAGATATCACCGGTCGGTGGAACAAAACCGATCAAGATAGATGTGAGGATCATAGCCGCAACGAACATGAACTTGGAAAAGATGGTGGAAGACGGCTCGTTTCTGCCGGACCTGTACTTCAGGCTCAACGTGTTCCCAATACACATACCACCTCTCAGAGAACGGAAAGAGGACATACCTGCACTCGTGCAGTACATCATAAAGAAGCTGAATCAGGAATATGGAAGGATAGTGGAGGGAATATCTCCAGAAGCGTTGCACAAGTTGATATCCTACGATTGGCCGGGGAATGTGAGAGAACTGGAGAACATAATCGGCAGGGCCATGATAACCATGGAACCCAGTGAGAGGTTCATCAGGGCTCACCATCTTCCACCGTTGAAGGTCAGTTACCAAACTCACGAGATCGCAGGTGAAGTGAAAGATCTGAAGCGCACACTGAGACAGTACGAGAAAAGTTTAATAACAAAATCTTTAGAGCAGAACGACTGGGATGTCCAAAAAACAGCCAAAGAACTCGGCTTGAGTGTCAGGACTCTTTATTACAGGATGAAACTTTTGCAGATCAGCAGGCCAACGAACAGGAAACGTCAGTTTTAAACTTAGCTAAAAGGTGAGGTAATTGACGAGTTTTAATATCTTCATGTGAGTCATCAAATTGCGAGGTGATACCATGCAGAAGTCAAAAAAGAATCTGAAGACTTTGTCTCAATACGAGCTGTTGAAACTCTTGAAGGACGGACAAGAGGGAGCCAAAGAGGAAGTCTTCAGGAGGATGTCTTTGGAAAACGGTGATGAAAATGGAAGAAAGCCAGAAAGCAACAAGAAGTCGTAGTTGCGTTGAGTTGAAGAACTTCTCCATGACCATAGACAACGTCCCTGTGCTTAGAGACATAAACCTTTCCTTCGAGGCAGGACAACTGACGGTCATATATGGTCCAAGAGGTGCAGGTAAATCCGCTCTGCTCAGATCCCTGTCTAGACTGAACAAGGAGATCTATGAGAACGTCGAGTGGGTTGGAGAGCTGTTGATAAACGAAAAGCCTGTACAAGTTTATGACAAAAAATTGCTCAGACAGATGGTCTCCTACGTGGAGCCTTCTTTCGTGGAGGCGATGGATGAACTCACATTCGCAGAATTCATCAAAATAACACTGTCCGAATCGAAGGCTTCCCTGGAGGACTTTGCCTCGGAACTCGATAGACTCGGTGTTCTGAAGTTCCTCAAGCGTGAACTCAAGACCCCCATAAGACAGTTCTACACCATGGAAAAAATCATGCTCCTACTCTTCACGGCGATCGTCAGAAAGTCTATCATCGTGGTGTTAGATTGCATACTGGACCATCTGGACGACGACACTCTGTCACCTGTCTTGAAGGAACTTTTGAACATAAAAGAGGACAGAATCGTGATCCTCAGCACCAGACAGAAAACGAGGTTCCTTCCGTTCGCAGATCAGTTTGTGACCATGAAGGATGGTAGAATCGAATACAGAGGATCAGCGAAAGCGTTCGTACTGGAGAGGTGAAACGTGAAGGTTGTAACCGTAACGTTGAACCCCGCACTGGACAGAGAGTTCATAATCGAAGGTTTCACCATCAACGATTACCACAGGATAAAGGATAAAAGTCACATGATCATGAGCCCCGGGGGTAAAGGTATAAACGTTTCCATCGCGTTGTCGAGACTCGGGGTGGCCTCCGTCGCCATCGGAATACTGGGAGGACACACGGGACGTGTGCTACTCACAGAACTGAACAAGATCAGCCCACTCATCAGTACGAGTTTTGTCCACATAGATGACGAAACGAGAGAAAACATCGTGATCGTAGATCCTGTGAACCACACGATGACGGCTATCAACTCTCCGGGACCGACTGTGGACAAAAGCGCAGTCGAATTGCTCCTGAAACGTTACGAGATTTTCCTCTCGCGTGCGGAAATCGTTGTGCTCTCCGGTAGTTTGCCACCCAACCTTGAAGGAGACATCTACGGAAAGATGACGAAGATGGCTAAGGAAAGGGGAAAAATGGTCTTCGTCGACATGATAGATGAATATCTGATCTCGGCTCTGCAGGTGAGCGTTCCAGACGTCATCAAACCCGATGTTAGGGGTAATCCGATCGTTCTTGGGACACGCTTGAACGACCTCGAAGATTATGTGGAAGCCGCCTCGAATCTTGTGAAAAAGGGATGTAAATTGGCCGTCATTTCTTTCCAACTCAAAAGCGATGTGGTTGCTACCCAAAACGGGGTTTGGTTGATCACCACGGACGAGGAAGTTGAACCAGAGAACGTGCTGGGTGCCGGTGATGCTTACGTTGCTTCGATGGTGTATAAAAAGTTGACCGATAAGAAAGCCGACATGGCGGAAGTAGCGAAGTTCGGTTACGCCGCTGCTCTCGCGAAAACGAAGAAACTACCCAAGGAGATGCCAGACTATGAGGAAATAAACGAAGCGATGAAGTTGTGCAAAGTGGAGCGCCTCAGATGAGACAGAGGTGGTGGAATGAGGGTTTACGATGTCATGACTAGGGACGTCACGGCAGTCACACAGGATGAAACAGTTGAGAATGTGATCAAGATTCTGGCAACACAATCTTTGAGCGGGCTACCGATCGTTGCAGAGGACATGAGAGTCATAGGTTTCGTCAGTGAGAGTGATATAATCCGTGCAGCTGTTCCTGGATACTTTTCCCTTCTTCAATCAACGACGTTCATTCCTGACATGAGTCAATTTTTCAGAACGATATCCAGAATAAAGGACAAACCCATCCGTGAGTTCATGGCTCATCCACCACTGGTCGTCAATGAAAACGCATCCTTGGTGCACGTTGCTGATCTCATGATCAGGCACAACGTGAAGATCCTCCCCGTGGTGGATGAACACGGTCGGCTCCTCGGCATGATAACGAGATCCAACGTCATCAGGGCGGCTATGGAAGGGTATCTATGAAAGCTTACGTAGCTTTTTTAGGTTGCAAGGTGAACCAGTACGAGACGGAACTCATAATAGAACAACTAGAACGCGCGGGGATCGTTGTTTCACCACAACCCATCAACGTCGATGTGTGCGTTGTGAACACATGCATGGTAACAACTGAGGCTGAGCGCCAATCCCGTCAAGTTCTGAGAAAACTCAAAAGGTTGAATCCAAAAGCCGTTGTCATTGCCGTTGGATGTTATGCACATTTGAATCCAAAATCACTCGCAGATTGCGGAGCCGATATTGTGCTTGGGAACGCAGAGAAAACGAAACTGACAGAGTACATAAACAACTGGTTCGAAACGAGAAAGCCAATTACCTTCGTATCGGAACCAGATTACCAGATCGATCAACCGGTGAAAAATTTCTTAGCTGAACGCGTCAGGGCTTATGTGAAAGTTGAAGATGGTTGCTATGAATTTTGTACATACTGTGTGGTACCCATCGCGAGGGGGAGAAAGATCAGAAGCAAAGACAAAGAATCCGTGCTTCAAGAAGTGAGGAATTTGGTCGCATCGGGTTATAAAGAGATCGTAATCACCGGGGTCAACCTTGGAAAGTATGGTCAAGACACAGGTACGAACCTTGCAGAACTCATCGAGTACATCCTGAACAACGTGAACGATGTTTTTCGCATCAGGTTGAGTTCGATCAACGTTCAGGACGTTTCGAACGATCTGGTGAACTTGTTCAAGTATCGAGATAAACTGTGCCCCCATCTGCACATACCTGTTCAGAGCGGTTCCAACCGAATATTGAAGTCCATGAATAGAAAGTACACCGTCGAGCAGGCTGTTTCTTTGTTCGAGCGCTTGCGCAGTGTCGATCCAGACTTCTCTATAACGACCGACATCATAGTGGGCTTTCCGGGAGAAACCATCGGTGATTTTGAGAGAACCCTCGCACTGATCAGCGAAGTCAAATTCGCTAGGGTACACGCTTTCAAATACTCCGAGAGACCCGGTACCCCCGCTTCTAAAATGCCACAGAAGGTACCGTCCGAAGAGAAGGATAGACGCATGAAATTGCTCAAAGAATTGGCAGATAAAACGGCCATGGAGTACAGGGCCGCGTCGGTTGGAAAGATCAGAACCGTGCTCGTAGAGATGAGCAAGAACGGGGTCAGCCACGGTTACGATGAATATTATGTTCGTCACGAGCTCGTCTCCATGAAACCTGGAAGTTTGACGAAAGTCGTGATCAGAAAGCCAAACGGTGTAGGGGTGGTGTCACAAGTTGTTGATCTGGAAAGGAACATGGCTCAGTAAGGATGAAGTTCAATTGAACATAGACGATCCAGGATTTCTGTACGGTGGGATTGCGTACGAAACTCTGCGAACCTACGATTTGAGGCTCTTCGCCGCGCGTTACCACTATGAAAGATTGCTCACGACTCTTTCTCATCTTGGTCTTGAACTTTCCATGGATTATTCAACATTCAGAGAGATACTGCGAGAAGGCGTCGAAAAATTGAAAAAAGAGTCTTCGATCAGAGTGATCGTTGTACCGAGGGGACGGTTCAGTGCCTTCGAATATGAACCAACCGGTTGCGAACTGATCGTCTATTTGCAGGAATTAAGATTACAACCTTTGAATTTTGTCAAAGTGAAAGTCAGCAACGTGAGGAAGATAGATCCATCCTCCACCCCTTCCGATCTGAAGGTCGTTGGTAGGACAGACATACTTTTAGCCAAAAGAAGCAAAGGCGATGCGTACGATGTTGTGATGCTGGGGAGTCACGGTCAGGTGTGCGAAGGAACTTTCAGCAACGTCTTCATCGTTAAGAAAGGCAAGGTCATCACCCCAAGTCTCGACAGCGGTATATTGCCTGGCATAACGAGGCTCAATGCCATAAAACTTTGTGAAAATCTAGCTATAGACGTTGAAGAAAGATGGGTTGAACCATCGGAACTTTACGGGGCAGACGAGATGTTCTTGACACACACAAGTAGAGGCATCGTGCCTGTGAACGAACTCGATGGCTGGCGTCGTTTCAACACCGAGCTGGGTAAATTTCTGGCAAGTAAGTTCGAAGATTTCATAAAGACTGTCGAGGAAAATTGGTTATGAAGAGATTGAGTGATGTGTTCGAAAACCTCAGCAAGTCAGATCCGCTCTTCAAACAATTGAAATTGAGATTGGTGCTCTCCGATCTTCCGAGCGTTCTCGGTGAGTCTTTGGCACACCACTGCCGTTTTGCAGGGTTCACTAACGGTGTGGTCTTCTTCGAGTGTGACAACGATCTGTGGTTGACGGAAGCGCGTTTCATGTCTAAAAAAATCGCAGAGAAGTTGAACGAAAAACTCGGTGAGCGTCTCGTCACGAACGTGGTCTTCAGGAGGGGTCGACGTGGTCACTGACTACAGACCGGAAGACATCAAAGTTCTCAAGGGATTAGAGGCGGTGCGTCTCAGACCTGGAATGTACATAGGATCCACTGGCAAGAGTGGATTACACCATTTGCTGTATGAAATCATCGATAACAGTATAGACGAGGTGATGGCGGGAGCTTGCGACAGAATGAAGGTCATCCTCCACAGCGATGGTTCAGCAGAAGTCGAGGACAACGGTCGGGGTATCCCTGTGGAAATCCATCCAGACACGAACAAGAGCACGTTGGAAACGGTGATGACCACTTTGCATGCGGGTGGAAAATTTTCAAACTCCGCTTACAAAGTCAGTGGAGGGCTCCACGGAGTGGGAGCCTCCGTCGTGAATGCCCTCTCCGAGCTGATGGAGGTGTGGGTGAAGAGGAACGGGAAGATATATTATCAAAGCTATTCTAAGGGTCGACCACTGTGCGAAGTGAAGGAAATCGGTGAAACTAACGAGCGCGGAACGACGGTGAGGTTCAAACCTGATCCTGAGATTTTCTCCACCACGGAGTTCGACCCGGACATAATCGAGAGCCGACTCAGAGAGCTGGCGTTTCTGAATCCCGGACTGACGATAGAGTTCGAAGATAGGATCAACGATTACAAGACCAAGATGAGGTATTCTGGTGGAATCAAGGAGTACGTATCTTATGTGATTAAGAATCTGAACTCAAAGCCGATTCACGACATCGTTTACATTTCGGACGTTCACGAAGACATCAAAGTGGAAATAGCGTTCGTTTACACCGCTTCTCAAGACGAAGAGATCCTCTATTCGTTCGTGAACAACATCCGCACGATAGATCACGGAACACACGTGACGGCTTTCAGAAACGTTTTAACGAGGTTGTTGAACGATTACGGTAGAAATTTGGGATTTTTGCGTAAAGACGATGTCTTCCAAGGGGAAGATGTGAGAGAAGGTCTAGTGGCTGTTGTGAGTGTTCTGATGCCCAATCCAGAATTTGAAGGTCAAACTAAAGGACGACTCGGAAGTGAAAGTGCGGGAACCGCAGTTTCCAAAGTCATGAGGGACCGTCTTGTGGAAATCTTTGAGGTCAACAAGAACCTTTTGAAAGCGATATTGGAGAGGGTCCAAGAGGCGAAGAGAGCAAGAGAAGCGGCGAGGAAGGTCAGAGAACTCGTGAAACGCAAAAGTGCCTTCGAAGGAGCTGCGTTGCCTGGAAAACTCGCCGACTGTGTCACAAACGATGTCGAAAAATCCGAACTTTTCATCGTTGAAGGTGATTCCGCCGGTGGATCAGCAAAACAAGCTAGAGACAGAGAATTTCAAGCGATATTGCCTTTGAGGGGAAAGATCCTCAACGTGGAAAAGTCGTCGATACAGAAGCTGTTGAGTAACGAACAAATAAAAGACATAATCGTTGCTGTTGGAACTGGTATCGGCGAAAAATTCGATCGGACGAAATTGCGGTACGGCAAGATCATAATCATGACCGATGCAGACATCGATGGGGCACACATAAGAGTACTACTGTTGACTTTCTTCTTCAGATACATGAGACCGTTGATAGAGGACGGAAGGATATACATAGCGGTCGCTCCGCTCTATAGAGTCCAAACTCCCAACAAAACACTGTATCTTTACAGTGATGATGAGTACCATACTTTGATGAAGCAGCTTGGCAGTTCAGATAAAGTCGAAGTGCAAAGGTACAAAGGTCTAGGTGAGATGAATCCTGAACAACTTTGGGAAACAACCATGAATCCAAATACGAGACGTTTAATTCGTGTTACGATAGAAAATGCGGAAGAAGCTGACGCTTTGTTCGAGATACTGATGGGGGAGGACACCATCGAGCGAAAGAACTTCATCGAGAGGCACGCGTTGAAGGTGACTTACTTGGATGTATAATTGTAAAAAAGCGACGCTGTCGATCGTAATATTTTGTTTATTTTTTGTTCTCGCGTTCGTGGTGGGGTCAGTGAGGATCGGAAGGACACCGGTGCAAGAAAAAGGTCGCTTCTTGGTGGCTCACAAAGGAAGATTCTGGTGGGTAGGGGAGAGTGGAAGGTTGGTGGGGGTCGCGAGGAGCGAAGACGTTCTATCGAGGGCTTACGTGAGTGGCCTAAAGATAGAGAACGCGAAAATAGATGAAAATACGCTCAAGCTCATATGGAAGCTGGAATCGATCTTTGAAGATCCGCACGTAGTTGAAGTGATCCTCGAGGAAAGAAAGGTTGTATTGCTCAAGGGTGTGACTGTGAAATTCAACGATTGGAACGATCTTCTGAAAAATTTACAGCTCTTACCTGAAGCGATCAAGAAGATGGAGCCCAAAGGGGAGTATTTTTTATCTTCCCAAGGGCTCTTTTACAAGTTAAGAGGTGGGGACAATGAGGAGAGGTGAAACTTATTGTCTGATCGATATTGGTAGTCATACGGTCAAAGGTGCGATTCTCGTTTACACACCACAAGGTCTGGAGGTGTTGGCGAAAGCTGCCATCAAGTCGAGGGGAATAGAAAGCGGTGAAGTGAAGGACGTGACCGCGGTCAACGAAGTGATCGAAGCTCTGATCGACGAGCTCGAGAAAGAATCGAGGGTCAGAAGGGCTGATTTCATAGTTTCGAGCAGTCACAGCAACGTCCAGCTGGTTGAACATCGAGCCGAGTTGGTCGTTTCGGAGAATGAGAAGAAGATCATCGATGAGTCGATCGTCGAATCACTCAGAACGTCCGTCGAAGAAGAACTGTCCACCAGCTACAGGGTGCTCCATTTCTATCCAAAGAGATACTTAGTCGATGGAACGAAACTCGTCATCAATCCCGTCGGTATGACCGCCAACAAGGTCAAGTTCGAAGCGACAGCGATCGTCATGGAGAGGAACTCCAGCTCAGTTTTCGACTTTCTGGCTGAAACTTTACCAGAACCACTTTTGTATGGTCATTCGACCCTCTTCGCATCGGAGTGCGTGTTGAGCGATGTGGAAAAAGAAAACGGCGTTTGCATCATAGATCTCGGCCACAGTCACACCTTCGTCGTGATATATTTCTCCTCTGTGCCGGCAAAACTACACGTGATCCCACTCGGAGTCAAGCACGTTTTGAGGGACATCTCGATAGTCCTAGGTACATCCACAGAAGAAGCGGAGAGACTGCTCAGATCAGAAGGCAGCGCGGTGTACGGTGATTCTTCTTACGCTCAACGCGCTGTGGAGTACAGAGGCTTAGATGGTAGAACCTTGAAGACGACGACCAAGGAAGAACTCGCGCGCATAATACACGCTCGATTGAGAGAAATACTCACGAAAGCTAGAAGGACTGTCAGGGAGTTCACGATACAAGCCCCAGTGAACATGGTTGGGAAGCTTCCGGGAGGCGTCGTGTTCGTGGGTGGTGGCGCCAAGATTCCGAGACTCATAGATCTAGCTTTGGATGTTTTTGAAGGACCAGCACGCGTCGGGACCTTCAACGTTGCAAATCTTTCCATACTGAACGATGAAGAAATCTCAGAAGATCCAGCATTCTGTGCGGTGCTGGGTGGTGTAGCCCAGCTTCTCAAGCATACTCAACCTGTGGCTCCAGCGAAGCAGAGCTCTTCGAAACAGAGTTTCTTCAGAAAATTGATCGAAATGTTCAAAAGTCTTTGGTGAACCTGAGGAGGCGATTCTATGCCCTTCGAGTTGAGCAAGCAGAGCAGAAGTCAAGAAACAGAAAAACCTACCAGAAAGAGAATTCCCATCATAAAAGTTGTGGGTGTTGGGGGAGCCGGCAACAACGCAGTGAACCGTATGGCGAAAATGGGTCTGAAAAACGTCGTGCTCATAGCTGTGAACACGGACGTTCAGGTCCTGGAGGAAACGGATGCGGATCTGAAGATCCAGATAGGGGAGCGCAGAACGCGCGGATTGGGCGCTGGTGGTAATCCAAAGGTCGGCGAGGAAGCGGCGATCGAGAGTTTAGATAAAATAGAGCAAGTTTTGAAGGATACCGACATGCTCTTTTTGACGGCCGGCTTCGGTGGTGGTACAGGCACCGGTGCCACACCGATCATAGCTGAAGTTGCGAGGAAGATGGGTGTGTTGACGGTCGCGGTCGTTACGACCCCGTTCTACTTCGAGGGTAAAGAGCGATGGCAAACGGCAATGGAAGGTTTAAAGAGGCTCAAGCCGAGTGTGGACACACTCATCAAAGTGTCGAACAACAAGCTCCTTGAGGAACTGCCTTCGGATGTGACAGCTGTTGAAGCGTTCGCGACGGCCGACGAAACGTTGCATCAAGGTGTGAGGGGTATATCGGAACTGATAACCAAGAGAGGTTACATCAACCTCGATTTCGCCGATGTCGAGTCGGTGATGAGGAACGCCGGCGTTGCGATGCTCGGTATAGGCATCGGAAAAGGTACAAACAGAGCAGCCGACGCTGCGAAGAGAGCGATGACGAGCAAATTGATGGAACAACCTGTAGAGAACGCAAAGGCGATCATATTGAACGTTTCTGCACCAAAAACGGTCCAACTCAGAGAACTGCACTTGGCGGCCTCGATCGTGAGACAGAGTTGCAGTGAAGATGCGGACGTCAAGTTCGGTCTGATCATCGATGACGAGTTGAAGGAAGACGAAATGAAGGTGACAGTCATAGCCACCGGTTTCGATCAAGAAGAACGGATACTCTTCCCAGAGAGCGATATCCCAGCCATATACAGGCTGGGTTTGGAGGACATACCGAATGCCTGATAAGATCAGGTACAGAAGGATCGGTGAGATACTGCTGGAAAAGGGATTGATCACGAAAGAACAACTAAACAGAGCTTTAGAAAACCAGAGACTGACAAAAAAA contains:
- the ftsA gene encoding cell division protein FtsA, with the protein product MRRGETYCLIDIGSHTVKGAILVYTPQGLEVLAKAAIKSRGIESGEVKDVTAVNEVIEALIDELEKESRVRRADFIVSSSHSNVQLVEHRAELVVSENEKKIIDESIVESLRTSVEEELSTSYRVLHFYPKRYLVDGTKLVINPVGMTANKVKFEATAIVMERNSSSVFDFLAETLPEPLLYGHSTLFASECVLSDVEKENGVCIIDLGHSHTFVVIYFSSVPAKLHVIPLGVKHVLRDISIVLGTSTEEAERLLRSEGSAVYGDSSYAQRAVEYRGLDGRTLKTTTKEELARIIHARLREILTKARRTVREFTIQAPVNMVGKLPGGVVFVGGGAKIPRLIDLALDVFEGPARVGTFNVANLSILNDEEISEDPAFCAVLGGVAQLLKHTQPVAPAKQSSSKQSFFRKLIEMFKSLW
- a CDS encoding DUF4894 domain-containing protein — encoded protein: MQEKGRFLVAHKGRFWWVGESGRLVGVARSEDVLSRAYVSGLKIENAKIDENTLKLIWKLESIFEDPHVVEVILEERKVVLLKGVTVKFNDWNDLLKNLQLLPEAIKKMEPKGEYFLSSQGLFYKLRGGDNEER
- the ftsZ gene encoding cell division protein FtsZ, with protein sequence MPFELSKQSRSQETEKPTRKRIPIIKVVGVGGAGNNAVNRMAKMGLKNVVLIAVNTDVQVLEETDADLKIQIGERRTRGLGAGGNPKVGEEAAIESLDKIEQVLKDTDMLFLTAGFGGGTGTGATPIIAEVARKMGVLTVAVVTTPFYFEGKERWQTAMEGLKRLKPSVDTLIKVSNNKLLEELPSDVTAVEAFATADETLHQGVRGISELITKRGYINLDFADVESVMRNAGVAMLGIGIGKGTNRAADAAKRAMTSKLMEQPVENAKAIILNVSAPKTVQLRELHLAASIVRQSCSEDADVKFGLIIDDELKEDEMKVTVIATGFDQEERILFPESDIPAIYRLGLEDIPNA